The following are encoded in a window of Candidatus Woesearchaeota archaeon genomic DNA:
- a CDS encoding YggS family pyridoxal phosphate-dependent enzyme produces MNIIPPTLFRKLGIPPSITLLAVTKGKTISQILPLFNQGITDIGENRIQEAEEKFPLLPSSITKHFIGHLQSNKVKKAVALFNVIQSVDSIKLAKTIDAESKKQHKNIKIMLQVNIGNEIQKHGFKKEDMGNAYNTLKLLDHVQIIGIMCIAPLHKDPQPYFKQMKQLQQQLKLPHLSMGMSDDYHIAIKEGATMVRIGRKLFE; encoded by the coding sequence ATTAATATTATTCCACCAACATTATTCCGCAAATTAGGTATTCCACCTTCAATTACTTTACTTGCAGTCACAAAAGGAAAAACAATATCCCAAATTCTTCCTCTTTTCAACCAAGGAATTACTGATATTGGCGAGAACAGAATACAGGAAGCAGAAGAGAAATTTCCTTTGCTTCCCTCTTCAATAACAAAGCATTTTATTGGTCATCTCCAATCTAATAAGGTTAAAAAAGCAGTTGCGTTGTTCAATGTTATTCAAAGTGTTGATTCGATTAAACTTGCTAAAACAATAGATGCAGAAAGTAAAAAACAACATAAAAACATCAAAATTATGCTGCAAGTTAATATCGGCAACGAAATACAAAAACACGGTTTTAAAAAAGAGGATATGGGTAATGCTTATAACACTCTTAAACTATTAGATCATGTTCAAATAATTGGTATCATGTGCATAGCTCCTTTGCATAAAGATCCTCAACCTTATTTTAAACAAATGAAACAACTACAACAACAATTGAAACTACCTCACCTCAGCATGGGTATGAGTGATGATTACCATATTGCGATAAAAGAAGGAGCAACTATGGTAAGGATAGGGAGAAAATTGTTTGAATAA
- a CDS encoding serine hydroxymethyltransferase yields MLTNVAQQDPEILMLLQLELSRQRNGLMLIPSENFASLASLEAAGTVLTNKYAEGYPTRRYYTGNKVIDKIEQLAIDRAKKLFQAEHANVQPNAGSTANQACYNAVLKPGDKILGMNLGHGGHLTHGNPVNFSGKTYSIVPYGVNQETEMLDMDEIRKIALKEKPKLVLSGATAYPRKIDFKAFQEIAYEVDAYCMADISHIVGLCLAGLHQNPVPSHDIVMTTTHKTLRGTRGAIILCKQEDRLKHLYDPEGKKNLAEKIDFSLFPGLQGGPLQHIIAAKAVCFAEAMKPEFKTYQEQIVKNAKALAESLINEGVRVVSNGTDNHLILIDCRSVNCKGKEGANTLEELGIYTNFNMIPFDTGTPFNPSGIRLGTPALTSRGMKESEMKEIGSWIATVLKNLHNDHVKEKIRNEVLEMTRQFPLYPELEY; encoded by the coding sequence ATGTTAACAAATGTTGCTCAGCAAGATCCTGAAATTCTTATGTTATTACAATTAGAGCTTTCTCGTCAAAGAAACGGATTAATGTTAATTCCTTCTGAGAATTTTGCAAGCTTGGCAAGCTTGGAAGCTGCCGGGACTGTTTTAACAAATAAATATGCTGAAGGTTATCCTACTAGAAGGTATTACACCGGCAATAAAGTGATTGATAAAATTGAACAGCTTGCTATTGATAGAGCAAAAAAACTGTTTCAAGCTGAGCATGCAAATGTGCAGCCAAATGCTGGCTCAACGGCTAATCAAGCTTGTTATAATGCAGTGCTTAAGCCAGGTGATAAAATTCTAGGTATGAATCTTGGACATGGAGGGCATTTAACTCACGGCAATCCTGTCAATTTTTCAGGAAAAACATATTCTATTGTTCCGTATGGTGTTAATCAGGAAACAGAAATGCTTGATATGGATGAAATAAGAAAAATTGCTTTGAAAGAAAAGCCGAAATTAGTATTATCAGGCGCAACAGCTTACCCAAGAAAAATAGATTTTAAGGCATTTCAGGAAATAGCTTATGAAGTTGATGCATATTGTATGGCAGATATCAGCCATATAGTTGGCTTGTGTTTAGCAGGATTGCATCAAAATCCAGTACCAAGTCATGACATAGTCATGACTACTACCCATAAAACATTGCGCGGGACAAGAGGTGCGATAATCCTCTGTAAACAGGAAGACCGATTAAAGCATCTCTACGATCCAGAAGGTAAAAAAAATCTGGCGGAAAAGATTGATTTTAGTCTCTTTCCTGGTTTACAAGGAGGGCCTTTGCAGCATATTATTGCGGCAAAAGCAGTATGTTTTGCAGAAGCAATGAAACCAGAATTCAAAACCTATCAAGAACAAATTGTGAAAAATGCAAAAGCTTTGGCAGAATCATTGATCAATGAAGGCGTCCGTGTAGTAAGCAATGGCACTGATAATCATCTTATTCTCATAGATTGCCGTTCAGTTAACTGCAAAGGAAAGGAAGGAGCAAATACTTTGGAAGAATTAGGTATTTACACTAATTTTAACATGATTCCTTTTGATACAGGAACGCCCTTTAATCCTTCGGGAATTAGATTAGGAACACCAGCATTAACCTCTCGCGGCATGAAAGAATCAGAAATGAAAGAGATTGGTTCATGGATTGCAACAGTTCTAAAAAATCTCCACAATGACCATGTTAAAGAGAAAATAAGAAATGAAGTTCTTGAAATGACCAGGCAATTTCCTTTGTATCCTGAATTGGAATATTGA
- a CDS encoding Lrp/AsnC family transcriptional regulator codes for MIKKRDFIIMSYLRKNGRETLTSLSKKTSIPISSIFDKAREYQANIVSRNTVIADFTYFGYHVRAHVALKSHTETKERLLECLLKHLNVNSVYKINNGYDFLMEGIFKNIKDLEEFLDYITVTYRIRAKEIHYIIEDLKREQFMADPSLVELLI; via the coding sequence ATGATCAAAAAAAGGGATTTTATTATAATGAGTTACTTGCGCAAGAATGGGCGTGAGACACTGACTTCTTTAAGCAAGAAAACAAGCATTCCTATTTCTAGTATTTTTGATAAAGCGCGAGAGTATCAAGCAAATATTGTTTCTCGCAATACCGTGATTGCTGATTTTACGTATTTTGGTTATCATGTGCGCGCACATGTTGCATTAAAATCACATACTGAAACAAAAGAGAGATTGCTTGAATGCCTTCTTAAACATCTTAATGTTAATTCTGTGTATAAAATTAACAATGGGTATGATTTTCTAATGGAAGGTATTTTTAAAAATATCAAAGATCTCGAGGAATTTCTTGATTATATCACGGTAACGTATCGTATACGGGCAAAAGAGATTCATTATATTATTGAAGATTTGAAACGAGAGCAGTTCATGGCTGATCCTAGTTTGGTTGAACTGTTGATTTAA
- a CDS encoding 30S ribosomal protein S6e: MAQFKVVIADPKSGKAVQKEVKDNEAASFIGLKLGDKVKGEILDLTGYEFEITGGSDYCGVPMRKDVPGTGRKKIYAVQGVGLKRKIVITKKGERKIRRKSHGIKQRKLVNGNTIHDKTAQINVKVLKHGSTPLFTEKNL, encoded by the coding sequence ATGGCACAATTTAAAGTAGTTATAGCAGATCCTAAATCAGGAAAAGCTGTTCAGAAGGAAGTTAAAGACAACGAAGCTGCTTCTTTTATTGGATTAAAACTTGGAGATAAAGTTAAAGGAGAAATTCTCGACCTTACAGGGTATGAATTTGAAATTACTGGCGGCAGTGATTATTGCGGTGTCCCTATGCGTAAAGATGTTCCTGGAACAGGGAGAAAAAAGATTTATGCAGTCCAAGGTGTTGGCTTGAAACGGAAAATAGTTATTACCAAAAAAGGCGAGAGAAAAATTAGAAGAAAAAGCCATGGTATTAAACAACGTAAATTAGTAAATGGCAACACTATTCACGATAAGACTGCGCAAATTAATGTCAAAGTTCTTAAGCATGGTTCAACGCCGCTTTTTACTGAAAAAAATTTATAA
- a CDS encoding translation initiation factor IF-2 subunit gamma, with translation MARKKTAEEELGDEAKKTPKSSGKSKEVKEQAKEPSKTKHTLLQPEINIGLVGHVDHGKTTLTERLSGRWTDTHSEEIKRGITIRLGYANFSVYYDDDTKTYSTQKTETNQLVRTISLVDAPGHESLMATMLASATIIDGALLLVAANEHCPQPQTREHLMALEIVGIKKVIIVQNKIDLVTKEQALKNYEEIKTFLKGTAFENAPIIPLSAQHNSNVDLLLKTIQDYIPTPKRDPATEPIMYVARSFDINKPGTKIEEIKGGVLGGCVMSGRFKIGDNIEIKPGYEVEEKNQKVYYPLRSKIISLMTDKTVVTEIFPGGSIAVLTELDPSIVKSDKLTGSIVGLQGTLPETKTEITLQVTLLNRVVGAEDDVVVEPLRKLEPIMLNVNSATTVGVIIELSKNIIKCKLKLPVCCKPGSRMTLSRRIGSRFRLIGYGILKR, from the coding sequence ATGGCTCGAAAGAAAACAGCAGAAGAAGAATTAGGAGATGAAGCTAAAAAAACACCTAAGTCTTCAGGTAAATCAAAGGAAGTAAAAGAGCAGGCTAAAGAGCCTTCTAAAACAAAGCACACTTTGTTACAGCCAGAGATCAACATCGGCTTAGTTGGTCATGTAGATCATGGCAAAACAACATTAACTGAACGTCTTTCAGGAAGATGGACTGATACGCATTCAGAGGAAATTAAGCGCGGCATTACGATTCGTTTAGGGTATGCAAATTTCAGTGTATATTATGATGATGATACTAAAACATACAGCACGCAAAAAACAGAAACAAATCAATTAGTAAGGACTATTAGTTTAGTTGATGCACCTGGCCACGAAAGTTTAATGGCCACTATGCTTGCAAGCGCAACAATTATTGATGGCGCTTTGTTATTGGTTGCAGCAAATGAACATTGCCCGCAACCGCAGACACGAGAGCATTTAATGGCATTGGAAATCGTCGGAATAAAAAAAGTAATTATTGTTCAAAACAAAATTGATCTTGTCACTAAAGAGCAAGCATTAAAAAATTACGAAGAAATTAAAACATTTTTGAAAGGAACTGCTTTTGAAAATGCGCCGATTATTCCCCTGAGCGCGCAGCATAATAGCAACGTAGATCTTCTTTTAAAAACTATTCAAGATTATATTCCAACGCCGAAGCGTGATCCAGCTACTGAACCAATAATGTATGTTGCAAGAAGTTTTGACATTAATAAGCCTGGGACGAAAATAGAAGAAATAAAAGGAGGAGTTTTAGGCGGCTGTGTGATGAGCGGCAGGTTTAAAATTGGCGATAATATTGAAATTAAGCCAGGATATGAAGTAGAAGAGAAAAACCAAAAAGTATATTATCCTTTACGATCCAAAATTATTTCTCTGATGACTGACAAAACAGTTGTAACTGAAATATTTCCCGGCGGTTCCATTGCGGTTTTAACTGAACTTGATCCAAGTATTGTAAAGTCTGATAAATTGACCGGGTCAATAGTTGGTTTGCAGGGAACCTTACCAGAAACAAAAACAGAGATTACCCTTCAAGTGACTTTGCTTAACCGTGTTGTTGGTGCAGAAGATGATGTGGTTGTTGAACCTTTGAGAAAACTTGAGCCTATTATGTTAAATGTTAATTCCGCAACAACAGTTGGTGTTATTATTGAACTGTCAAAAAACATTATTAAATGCAAACTCAAGCTCCCGGTCTGCTGCAAACCTGGTTCAAGGATGACACTTTCTCGAAGAATTGGAAGCAGGTTTAGGCTTATTGGTTATGGTATCCTCAAGAGATAG
- a CDS encoding DUF814 domain-containing protein encodes MKVSLDFTKTVEQNAVVYFEKAKKAKKKLEGARQAVARYQHELEKLQKQQLLQQALEQQQQAAVQAPIKKQWYEKFRWFISSEGFLVIGGRDATTNEIVIKKHTDKEDFVFHTDMAGSPFFVIKIKEKYGRPEIKVPDKATLEETAQATACFSRAWKLGLSAMDVFYVKPEQVSKEAEAGEYMAKGSFMIRGKKNYVRFSKFELAVSSVEGRIISGPRASLQSQTKDYIVLIQGKEKPSDIARKIKKRFGGTPDDIIRMLPAGNMDIVKG; translated from the coding sequence ATGAAAGTATCTTTGGATTTTACTAAAACTGTTGAACAAAATGCTGTTGTTTATTTTGAAAAGGCCAAGAAAGCTAAAAAGAAACTAGAGGGAGCTCGGCAAGCTGTTGCTCGATACCAACATGAGCTTGAAAAACTTCAAAAACAACAATTACTTCAACAGGCACTTGAACAGCAGCAACAAGCTGCTGTTCAAGCGCCCATTAAAAAACAATGGTATGAAAAGTTTAGATGGTTTATTTCAAGTGAAGGTTTTCTTGTTATTGGCGGCAGAGATGCAACAACGAATGAAATTGTTATTAAAAAACATACTGATAAAGAAGATTTTGTGTTTCATACTGATATGGCAGGAAGTCCTTTTTTTGTGATCAAAATTAAAGAAAAATATGGACGTCCTGAGATTAAGGTACCAGACAAAGCAACACTTGAAGAGACTGCTCAAGCAACTGCTTGTTTTTCCCGTGCTTGGAAATTAGGGCTTTCAGCTATGGATGTTTTTTATGTTAAGCCAGAACAAGTTTCTAAAGAAGCAGAAGCTGGTGAATACATGGCAAAAGGAAGCTTTATGATCAGGGGCAAGAAAAACTATGTCCGATTTTCAAAGTTTGAATTAGCAGTTAGTTCAGTCGAAGGAAGAATCATTTCTGGACCAAGAGCTTCCCTACAATCACAAACCAAAGATTATATTGTTCTTATTCAAGGCAAAGAAAAACCAAGTGATATTGCACGAAAGATAAAAAAGCGTTTTGGCGGAACACCTGATGATATTATCAGGATGCTGCCAGCAGGAAATATGGATATTGTTAAGGGTTAA
- a CDS encoding NAD(P)H-hydrate dehydratase translates to MITTQQMHILEQNAAYYGVSTVQLMENAGKGIADYIKQHFPNKKVIVVAGHGNNGGDGFVAARYLNCKVYFVGYKEKLTPLALKNIKRLHKQQFVDDFNNVDIIVDAIFGCGFKGEVREPYVSVIKKINNLKMQKKIRNIISVDIPSGLDANTGKGSLFVKADIMLTMHDTKQGLKQFKVEVLDIGIPKKAIIQTGPGDVKSVIPHRTDQSHKGDFGRVLVVAGSLDYPGAAVLVCQALVALRSGVDLITVAAPEKTALLINSFIPDIITKKLKGDYFSKEHIHKILALMMKADAIVIGPGLSLQSKGFIQKIIKKTSKLSKNMVIDADALKSIKIADVKHAILTPHAKEFEMLTKEKLPQNLNQKIKLLQRYAKHNCILLKGNPDIIAYQGRYKLNYTGNPGMTVGGTGDILAGLCAGFLAQSGDLFQSACAAAFVNGLAGDRLKKELGYGFIASDISKEIAKIIRSLHNFKM, encoded by the coding sequence ATGATCACTACACAACAAATGCATATTCTTGAACAAAATGCTGCTTATTATGGTGTTTCAACAGTTCAATTAATGGAAAACGCTGGCAAGGGAATTGCAGATTATATTAAACAGCATTTTCCTAACAAAAAAGTCATTGTTGTTGCTGGCCATGGCAATAATGGAGGGGATGGTTTTGTTGCAGCGAGATATTTGAATTGCAAGGTTTATTTTGTTGGTTATAAAGAAAAATTAACACCATTGGCATTAAAAAATATTAAACGATTACATAAACAACAATTTGTTGATGATTTCAATAATGTGGATATTATTGTTGATGCCATTTTTGGCTGTGGTTTTAAAGGTGAAGTTAGAGAACCTTATGTTTCTGTTATTAAAAAGATAAATAATCTGAAAATGCAGAAAAAGATAAGAAACATTATTTCAGTTGATATTCCTTCAGGTTTAGATGCAAATACAGGAAAAGGTTCTTTATTTGTTAAAGCCGATATTATGTTGACAATGCATGATACAAAACAAGGATTAAAACAATTCAAAGTAGAGGTTCTTGACATTGGTATTCCTAAAAAAGCAATTATCCAAACAGGACCTGGAGATGTGAAATCAGTTATTCCTCATCGCACTGATCAAAGTCACAAAGGTGATTTTGGGCGCGTACTCGTTGTAGCAGGAAGTTTGGATTATCCTGGCGCTGCTGTTTTAGTGTGCCAAGCATTAGTTGCATTGCGATCAGGTGTTGATCTTATCACTGTTGCAGCTCCTGAAAAGACGGCATTGTTGATTAATTCATTTATCCCAGATATTATAACTAAGAAATTAAAGGGTGATTATTTTAGCAAAGAACATATTCATAAAATTCTCGCACTTATGATGAAAGCAGATGCTATAGTTATTGGTCCAGGACTCAGCTTACAAAGCAAAGGTTTTATTCAAAAAATAATTAAAAAAACATCTAAACTATCTAAAAATATGGTCATTGATGCAGATGCCTTGAAATCAATAAAAATAGCCGATGTTAAACACGCAATTCTTACTCCTCATGCAAAAGAATTTGAAATGCTTACCAAGGAAAAGTTACCTCAGAATCTTAATCAAAAAATAAAACTACTACAGAGATATGCAAAGCATAATTGTATTCTTCTTAAAGGCAATCCAGATATTATTGCTTATCAAGGAAGATATAAATTAAATTATACTGGCAATCCTGGCATGACTGTTGGAGGAACTGGCGATATTCTTGCAGGATTATGCGCAGGATTTTTAGCACAATCTGGAGATTTATTTCAAAGCGCCTGCGCAGCTGCATTTGTCAATGGTTTAGCTGGCGACAGGTTGAAGAAAGAATTAGGATATGGATTTATTGCAAGTGATATTAGTAAGGAGATTGCTAAGATTATTAGAAGCTTGCATAACTTTAAGATGTAA
- a CDS encoding cation:proton antiporter has protein sequence MANVIFLDIGIIIIAATIVAHLAKKFNQPLIPSYILGGLIIGPVAKYFLSLSVIHSFFGFDASALITGSEVITTLSEVGVAFLLFMVGLEINFKHLKDVGFVSTIGGVGRCLLFFFIGYWMAYFAGFVKFDALYVGLIVVFTSTMVVVKILSDKREVDSLHGKILVGILLIEDIIAMLALFFLGSANTLSSFNLMSLFWSIFIGGGIIVLILILSNLVWPNVFGSVASSKELLFLSAIAVCFAFSILFNILGFSIVIGAFIAGLTLGNISYHFEIIGRIKPLRDFFLTLFFVSLGMQLTFEGLTDILPFLFLLFFVVIALKPLLTMIVVSLFGYKKRTAFLTGLYSSQISEFSLILVSQGLALGHVSQKIFNIAILLAIISIAFTSYFAEYDRRLFFFLSKDLSLFEELGKPFAPPSTNTRKITSDVVLLGCNRIGNNILKKLLEKDMIPLVIDYNPRIIKRLESENIPCIYGDIGNDEIQEKIPFAKTRLLISTVKDRYAELDLIKKIRKVNQKTVIILTADTIKDALSFYEHGANYVILPMHLSGHHISLLLDEEGSFKKLHEKRKQHILELSQSKHLE, from the coding sequence ATGGCAAATGTAATCTTCTTAGATATAGGAATAATTATTATTGCTGCTACTATTGTTGCTCATCTTGCTAAGAAGTTTAATCAGCCATTAATTCCATCATATATCTTAGGCGGACTGATTATTGGCCCAGTTGCAAAATATTTTCTAAGTTTGTCGGTTATTCATTCATTTTTTGGATTTGATGCATCAGCTTTAATTACTGGCTCTGAGGTTATAACTACGCTGTCTGAGGTTGGTGTTGCTTTTTTATTATTTATGGTAGGGCTTGAAATTAATTTCAAGCACCTGAAAGATGTTGGTTTTGTCAGCACCATAGGTGGAGTAGGGAGATGTTTATTATTTTTCTTTATTGGCTATTGGATGGCTTATTTTGCAGGCTTTGTTAAATTCGATGCGCTCTATGTAGGATTGATTGTTGTTTTTACCAGCACCATGGTTGTGGTGAAAATACTTTCAGATAAGCGTGAAGTTGATTCCCTCCATGGCAAAATCCTGGTAGGTATTTTACTCATAGAAGACATTATTGCGATGCTTGCGCTCTTCTTTCTCGGTTCAGCAAATACCTTAAGTTCATTCAATCTCATGTCGTTGTTTTGGTCAATATTCATCGGAGGAGGAATCATTGTTTTAATTCTAATTTTAAGCAACCTTGTATGGCCAAATGTGTTTGGATCAGTTGCATCATCAAAAGAACTGCTTTTTTTAAGCGCTATTGCCGTCTGTTTTGCGTTTAGCATTTTGTTTAATATTCTCGGTTTTTCCATTGTTATTGGTGCATTTATTGCAGGACTTACTTTAGGAAACATTTCATATCACTTTGAGATCATCGGAAGAATAAAACCCTTGCGTGATTTTTTTCTCACCCTGTTTTTTGTATCCTTAGGAATGCAATTAACGTTTGAAGGTTTAACCGACATTCTTCCATTCTTATTTTTATTGTTCTTTGTCGTTATAGCGTTGAAACCATTATTGACTATGATTGTGGTTAGCTTATTTGGTTATAAAAAAAGAACGGCATTTTTAACAGGGTTATACTCTTCTCAAATAAGTGAATTCTCATTAATTCTCGTCAGCCAAGGACTTGCTTTGGGGCATGTATCACAAAAAATATTTAACATTGCCATTCTCCTCGCCATTATCAGTATTGCTTTTACGTCTTATTTTGCGGAATATGATCGAAGATTATTCTTCTTTCTTTCAAAGGATTTATCTCTCTTTGAAGAACTCGGCAAGCCATTTGCTCCTCCATCCACCAATACTAGGAAAATCACTTCAGACGTAGTGTTGTTAGGCTGCAATAGGATAGGAAATAATATTCTCAAAAAATTGCTGGAAAAAGATATGATTCCTTTAGTGATAGATTATAATCCTAGAATTATTAAGCGTCTTGAGAGTGAAAACATTCCTTGTATTTATGGTGATATTGGTAATGATGAAATCCAAGAAAAAATACCGTTTGCTAAAACACGGCTTCTTATTTCAACAGTAAAAGATCGCTATGCTGAGTTGGATCTTATTAAAAAGATTCGAAAAGTAAACCAAAAAACAGTTATTATTCTTACAGCCGATACTATCAAAGACGCCCTTAGTTTTTATGAACATGGAGCTAATTATGTGATTTTGCCTATGCATTTAAGCGGCCACCACATATCGCTGCTCTTGGATGAAGAAGGTTCGTTTAAAAAACTTCATGAAAAACGAAAACAACATATACTTGAACTATCCCAAAGCAAGCATTTGGAGTAA
- a CDS encoding YhbY family RNA-binding protein gives MDLRLLKQQAQNLTPILRIGKNGLTEAVLSEVTTHLKKRGLIKIKMLRSALEKTSKKELARTLAAAVDAQLVDVTGLVVVLYKQPHTKH, from the coding sequence ATGGATCTACGCTTATTAAAGCAGCAAGCCCAGAATTTAACGCCAATCTTAAGGATTGGCAAGAATGGATTAACTGAAGCAGTGTTATCAGAAGTCACTACCCATCTTAAGAAAAGAGGGCTTATCAAAATAAAAATGCTGAGATCAGCTCTGGAAAAAACGTCCAAAAAAGAATTAGCTCGAACATTAGCTGCAGCGGTTGATGCGCAGTTAGTAGATGTTACCGGGTTAGTGGTTGTTTTATATAAACAACCACATACAAAACATTAA
- a CDS encoding bifunctional N(6)-L-threonylcarbamoyladenine synthase/serine/threonine protein kinase — MITLGIESTAHTFGIGIISGEGNKQKILANVKELYTTKKAGMVPSAVADHHVEVCDKALEKALTTANITINNVDLISFSQSPGLGHCLRVGAMFARTLALLHHKPLTGVNHCIAHLEIGRLLTKAKDPILLYVSGANTQVIAYEAGKYRIFGETLDIGIGNLLDTFARELALGFPGGPKIEELARNGTKFIELPYSVKGMDVNFGGMLTNLKQKINSGNYLKEDLCYSLQETIFAMMIEIAERALAHTGKNELLLGGGVACNKRLQEMAQIMCEERGASCFILENQYNVDNGVMIAWLGYEQYKTGDKLSVQNAVINPYLRTDEVEIRFRK; from the coding sequence ATGATCACATTAGGCATAGAAAGCACTGCTCATACCTTTGGGATAGGAATCATATCAGGAGAAGGCAATAAACAGAAGATTCTTGCCAATGTTAAAGAACTTTACACAACAAAAAAGGCAGGCATGGTTCCAAGTGCTGTTGCTGATCATCATGTTGAAGTTTGTGATAAAGCATTAGAAAAAGCTTTAACAACTGCAAACATAACTATCAACAATGTTGATCTTATTAGTTTTTCTCAAAGCCCTGGATTAGGACATTGCTTGCGTGTTGGAGCAATGTTTGCGAGGACATTAGCGCTACTGCATCATAAACCATTGACTGGTGTAAATCATTGTATAGCGCATCTTGAAATAGGCAGGCTTTTGACTAAAGCAAAAGATCCTATTTTATTGTATGTATCTGGAGCAAATACCCAGGTTATTGCTTATGAAGCTGGCAAATATCGTATTTTTGGTGAAACCCTTGATATAGGTATAGGGAATTTATTAGATACTTTTGCTCGTGAACTTGCTCTTGGTTTTCCAGGAGGTCCAAAAATTGAGGAACTCGCTAGAAATGGAACAAAATTTATTGAGTTACCTTATTCTGTCAAGGGCATGGATGTTAATTTTGGTGGGATGTTAACTAATCTTAAACAGAAAATTAATTCTGGAAATTACCTTAAAGAAGATCTTTGCTATTCCTTGCAAGAAACTATTTTTGCCATGATGATTGAGATTGCTGAACGCGCGCTTGCCCATACAGGAAAAAACGAGTTATTGCTCGGCGGCGGCGTTGCTTGCAATAAACGATTGCAAGAGATGGCTCAAATAATGTGCGAAGAGAGAGGCGCATCATGTTTTATTCTAGAAAACCAATATAATGTTGACAATGGTGTGATGATTGCATGGCTTGGCTATGAACAATATAAAACAGGAGATAAATTATCTGTTCAAAACGCAGTTATTAATCCTTATTTGAGAACTGATGAAGTTGAGATTAGGTTTAGAAAATAA